ATCTAGTTTTGACCGTTTCTGAAAATCGTGCGATCAAATGTACAGTGAAGGGATATCGTTCAAAAATCAGTGAACTAAAATGATACTATTTCTAAATGCAACTCCCGTATcgtttgcaaaaataaaaacgatttttaaatacaaaatctttaagagataaaaaagacaAAGCTAAACCATTtgttcctctttctttctcgtaaatgTACTTccaagtatataattttttcttccttcgAAGACAATGTTAGATTCGTTAAAGTTACCGTATTATATCCGTATAAAGTCTCGGCGAGAGACTCCCGCATTTTTCAGTTGCGGAGCGTAATCGTCGATCGAGATTAAGTCATACAGATTACATACGGTCCGGCGACTTCCATCTTTGGGTAGTGCCAACAATGAAAACTCAGCAGTTTGCTCCAACGTGAACTTAAGAGGATAGCACTCAGAACGTTCGGTCACATCCGCTGGCCACTCGATGCCAAAAATATCTTCTCTCCCAAATTTCTGGCACATTAAGATGCCCAGAATCGACTCTCGTATTACTCTCTGGTTGGTATAGACGCTTTTCACTTCCGGTATTTCTCCGCTAAGCCGCGACCCGAAACGACTTCCGTCACTCGTGTGAAATAAAAGAGCGCGATTCGCGGAAACACGAAGATCTTACGCGTTTATTTAGCATTCACGATTGACTCTACAACCGCGACACGAAATCGCTCGATTCATGCACAGCACTTGCTTCCTCGTTGATTGCACTTCGTAATAAAAGACCGTGATTGCAATCGAAACTTGCACGAaacacgaaataaaaaaaactttaatacaaTGTGTACTTTTAATCTGCGATGAATTGGATAAACGTGAATATGATAGAGCTCTATGCTACGCCCCTCCATTTTACACATTTCCTTTCCCTGACTAATCCTAACCATTTCCCAATAAGTATCCTCTTGCATCTTCTTTCTTGCGCTCTTCTGTCTTCAGGTTGTCTTGAAATCTTCTTGGCCCCCCACCCACAAGTGATTTCTAATTCTATTCTAATGAACCCCCTGAATTCATaagtagaaatatttaatatccctatcctcccctccctcccatTATATGCCCTAATATgtcatttatctttataatgtGCTCTGCCTTAAATGCGTAGCAACTAACGAATTAAAGGACTTTTTATCGATTGAAACTCTAACGCGAATCTCTCGAATACCGCGTGTCAAACGGTTGAAGACTCGATTTTATAGACAAATACTCTTTCCCtccatatatgtatgtgcagATGACATCAGAGATAGTTTAGATTCGAAATCAGAATCGGAAGGAGCAGCGATATTATGTTGGATATGAGGGTCGAGTATATGATTGCACCGTTTATCAAAcgagattctttttttttttttgtaaattcaatACTCTCGTTTCTTCAAAGCAGCGGCCAAATCGCCTAACCCGCGGATGCGCCGACATTGATATTTATAGTGTGGCCTGAGCTTTGTCCTGGCTGACACAAATATGCCAACGAGGTAGAAGCAATCGTAGATCGTAGAAGTGAGGAGGAAGATTGTGTAATTACATCTTGCATGAACTTTTTGCAGACAGGACGTATCTCCTTGGACAGCGTGGCACTGAACATCATGACTTGCTTGCTGTGTGGCGTGCTTCTGAATATTTCCTGTACGTCCCGGCGCATATCTGCAACAATAGCGcaactaattatttatcattcaAAATGAGATGATAaacatagattttttttaaatcgctcAGTTAAGAGTGGGTAGTGGAAAATGTAGTCATCATGGTGAGGCTAAGACTGTTTCATACatcatgtaaaaatttttttcaaatattttaagtaaattaacaAGTCAATTTTGTTACGCACCTAGTAACTCAAGCATCTTGTCGCATTCGTCAAGTATAAAGTGTTTCAGGTGCTTCAAATTCAATTTCTTGTTGCGCACAAGAGCAAGGATACGGCCAGGTGTGCCAACAACGATATGAGGACACACAGTTTTCAGGACCTCTTCGTCTTTCTGGATAGGTAAACCTCCAAAGAATACACCAacctataataaaagaaaaatttaattgtaaagacTAGGATATAGACCttcctatttttataatagtataaaaatatcgattaattaaaaagtaaaaatatcaagtttatttctactgtaaaaactttaaatatatgtgatattaaagaatttatgtatatcagtataaatttttataaaaagggACAGTTTTGAAAGATgagcaatatttatttttttacttattcatacataattaatgcaataaaagACCTGCAATAGAATTTACCTTTACATGCGGCATATACTTGCTAAACCTCTCATATTCTTTACTGATTTGAAAAGCCAGTTCTCGAGTGTGACACATTACTAAGACATAGACTTGGTTTTCCGTCAATTCCAATTGTTGGAGAGTGGCTAACACGAACACAGCTGTCTTCCCCATACCTGATTTTGCTTGGCACAGGATATCCATACCAAGAACAGCTTGTGGGATACATTCGTGCTGTACTGTAAGTAAGGAAATTCATATATGTCATTAAtacattgtataaaaatatcacatgCAGTTAAGAGAAAAAAGCTGTATCAGAAATGCTTATCTCGATCATGAAACTTCAGCTGTCCCTATCTAGCATTATAAATGTACTCATCATtgtatatcttattaaataacaataaaatcagTTGCATTCAAAAATATCACTCGAGTACctttagatattttatccttgtttcaCATTCaatgaacaaggataaaataaGGCATTCGGATGATATTTCTAAATAGCCATTGTTCTAATGAAACCATCATTTACCTTCAGATGGATGCTCAAAGCCACAGTCAACAATGGCGCGAAGAATTTCTGGCTTGAGAAGGAAATCTCTGAAACCACTGCTATGGATAGAGACATATGTGCCCTTGACTTCCTTCTTAGCAGGAACATCTCCACTTCCATCAACTACTTGCTCAGTCTGCTCTTCGTCCTCATAATCCAGAAGATCATCGTTATCCGCCATTGTATAGTGACTGATCACTCCAATAGGTTTgctaaagttaaaataaaatttgtaatgtaattacacaaattaaagaaaatatggaTTTGGAAATTAGAAAATCACTCGTCACAAAGAAAAGGAAACAAGAAAACCAAATcttatagattaattttttcttgtaattttttcatgtttttccatatatatttttgatatactgcaaaaaaatattctaataaatgtaacaaatatattaataaacaatttttatatatttaaacaaaaatgtgtaaaattgtaaccgctcaaattaatttcgattatataacaattacaaaaaacgACGAATCGATTTACTTGTTTAAGGATCATGGCGTGAATccttattgaaaattaacgaCGAAAGTATAAATTTGCTAAATTAATATCGCGTCTCGAGAATGTAAAATCCGTTTTTCGTAAGCAACGCCGCGACAAGTTATCCACGAAAACATAAATGCATACGTACTACCGGAACATATCGCTCTGCACGGGATTAATGATTTTGCCGGAAAAGCGTCGCGTAATGGCGGACCTAACGCGTTGCGCACTGAAAGCCAGACCGATCGCCCGTTAAAATGCACCGCGCGCGATCGGAGTTCGTAGGACGTCGACGGGACAATGCAGAACAATGATAAGTGGCGATGCGCTTATCGACGATATAGTTACAAATTAGCGAGAATTCACAGAACGCCACGCGACACTCATCGAAAGATCGCCTCCAGCGTCTCAAGGACAATCTGGCGCTGCAGCACCCGCTACGCGACGTGCGGTGAAAATATGGAATTTTATCGATGACCGGGGACACACGGAACGTTATTTTGCGGGTCTCGAAAGCGgatcgttttttttattgacaacGCGACTCGGATTACAGAGATTGGCGCGGTTCTTTCACTTACCGTATATATAACGTGCAACACCGACAGTCCGTGAATGACTCCAACTGACTCCAACAGACTCCACCAACCCGGATCAATCAACCAACCGACCGAGCCGAAACCGACGCCACGCCGACGCTTATAGCGACACTGGCGACATCACGAGATGCTACGTCGCGCCCACGCCTATGACGAAGGAAATACGTAGAGCGGTATCGAGTTGTGATTATGGCGAATTCACAGCAGAGGCCCGATtcaattcatttgcaagagaaacgtatgcgcaaatacccactctaacagaaaagttgcaagtttattggttaaaaaccatacgatagccaataaatttccaactgttttgtaagaacaaaatttgcaaatacgtttcttttgcgaatgaattcaagaa
This sequence is a window from Monomorium pharaonis isolate MP-MQ-018 chromosome 3, ASM1337386v2, whole genome shotgun sequence. Protein-coding genes within it:
- the LOC105829649 gene encoding ATP-dependent RNA helicase WM6 isoform X1, which gives rise to MFRYKPIGVISHYTMADNDDLLDYEDEEQTEQVVDGSGDVPAKKEVKGTYVSIHSSGFRDFLLKPEILRAIVDCGFEHPSEVQHECIPQAVLGMDILCQAKSGMGKTAVFVLATLQQLELTENQVYVLVMCHTRELAFQISKEYERFSKYMPHVKVGVFFGGLPIQKDEEVLKTVCPHIVVGTPGRILALVRNKKLNLKHLKHFILDECDKMLELLDMRRDVQEIFRSTPHSKQVMMFSATLSKEIRPVCKKFMQDPMEVYVDDEAKLTLNGLQQHYVKLKENEKNKKLFELLDVLEFNQVVIFVKSVQRCMALAQLLTEQNFPAIGIHRGMTQEERLSRYQQFKDFQKRILVATNLFGRGMDIERVNIVFNYDMPEDSDTYLHRVARAGRFGTKGLAITFVSDESDAKILNDVQERFDVNITELPDEIDLASYIEGR
- the LOC105829649 gene encoding ATP-dependent RNA helicase WM6 isoform X2, with translation MADNDDLLDYEDEEQTEQVVDGSGDVPAKKEVKGTYVSIHSSGFRDFLLKPEILRAIVDCGFEHPSEVQHECIPQAVLGMDILCQAKSGMGKTAVFVLATLQQLELTENQVYVLVMCHTRELAFQISKEYERFSKYMPHVKVGVFFGGLPIQKDEEVLKTVCPHIVVGTPGRILALVRNKKLNLKHLKHFILDECDKMLELLDMRRDVQEIFRSTPHSKQVMMFSATLSKEIRPVCKKFMQDPMEVYVDDEAKLTLNGLQQHYVKLKENEKNKKLFELLDVLEFNQVVIFVKSVQRCMALAQLLTEQNFPAIGIHRGMTQEERLSRYQQFKDFQKRILVATNLFGRGMDIERVNIVFNYDMPEDSDTYLHRVARAGRFGTKGLAITFVSDESDAKILNDVQERFDVNITELPDEIDLASYIEGR